The following are encoded in a window of Solibacillus sp. FSL R7-0668 genomic DNA:
- a CDS encoding ABC transporter ATP-binding protein, whose amino-acid sequence MKKKLLDVKNLHVHFKTYAGIVQAVRGVNFELYEGETLAIVGESGSGKSVTSNALMKLIPQPPGIYAGGEILFNGKDLIPLSEKEMLAIRGNEIAMIFQDPMTALNPTMRIGKQITEVLLKHRKVDSKDAAKRRAIELLDQVGIPFPEKRYKSYPHELSGGMRQRVVIAIALAADPKLLIADEPTTALDVTIQAQILELMKEIQKSSNTSIIFITHDLGVVANVADRVAVMYAGQIVEYGTVEDIFYDPKHPYTWGLLGSMPDLNNSSDELLRAIPGSPPNLINPPIGCAFAPRNELALAIDFEEEPPMFQVSDTHFAKTWLQHPDAPHIPIPEVVARRIAAARGGEA is encoded by the coding sequence ATGAAAAAGAAACTTTTAGATGTTAAAAATTTGCATGTTCATTTCAAAACGTACGCCGGCATCGTGCAAGCAGTACGTGGCGTAAATTTCGAATTATATGAAGGTGAAACACTAGCCATCGTTGGGGAATCTGGCTCAGGCAAAAGTGTTACAAGTAACGCACTGATGAAGCTAATCCCACAGCCACCTGGAATTTACGCTGGTGGTGAAATTCTCTTTAACGGGAAAGATTTAATTCCACTTAGCGAAAAAGAGATGCTCGCGATTCGAGGTAATGAGATCGCGATGATTTTCCAAGATCCGATGACCGCATTAAATCCAACGATGCGAATTGGCAAGCAAATTACAGAAGTGCTCTTAAAGCATCGAAAGGTCGATTCAAAGGACGCTGCCAAAAGACGTGCGATTGAATTGCTCGACCAAGTTGGGATTCCATTCCCTGAAAAACGTTACAAATCCTACCCGCATGAGCTATCTGGTGGAATGCGTCAGCGTGTTGTGATTGCCATTGCACTTGCTGCAGATCCGAAGCTTTTAATTGCGGACGAGCCAACAACCGCACTGGACGTAACGATTCAAGCGCAAATTTTAGAGTTAATGAAAGAAATTCAAAAATCATCGAATACATCGATCATTTTCATTACCCATGACCTTGGCGTTGTCGCAAATGTCGCAGACCGAGTAGCCGTTATGTATGCTGGACAAATTGTGGAATACGGTACGGTTGAAGATATTTTCTATGATCCAAAGCACCCATATACATGGGGATTACTCGGTTCTATGCCGGATTTAAACAATTCATCCGACGAGCTTTTACGTGCGATTCCTGGTTCTCCACCGAACTTAATCAATCCTCCTATCGGCTGTGCATTTGCACCACGAAATGAGCTTGCTTTAGCGATTGACTTTGAAGAAGAGCCACCGATGTTCCAAGTTTCTGACACACATTTCGCCAAAACATGGTTACAGCATCCAGATGCTCCACATATCCCAATTCCTGAAGTTGTCGCGCGTCGTATTGCAGCAGCAAGGGGAGGTGAAGCATAA
- a CDS encoding ABC transporter ATP-binding protein produces the protein MRKKLLEVKNLKQYFGTSKEPIKAVDGISFDVFEGETLGLVGESGCGKSTTGRSIIRLYDITDGEILFNGKNVNSYSSRKESMQFHREMQMIFQDPYASLNPRMTAGEIIAESFEIHGLYKNKKERQQKIGELLESVGLNREHANRYAHEFSGGQRQRIGIARALSLNPSFIIADEPISALDVSIQAQVVNLLKQLQKERGLTYLFIAHDLSMVKYISDRIAVMYRGKILELGLADEIYNHPIHPYTKSLLSAVPQPNPEYERKRVRIPYKHEETPANAEVLEARPGHFVFATKEQLHKWL, from the coding sequence ATGAGGAAAAAATTATTAGAAGTTAAGAATTTAAAGCAATATTTCGGCACTTCAAAGGAGCCGATTAAAGCAGTAGACGGTATTAGCTTCGATGTATTTGAAGGCGAAACACTGGGTCTTGTAGGTGAGTCTGGCTGTGGAAAATCAACGACTGGTCGCTCCATTATCCGACTTTATGATATTACGGATGGCGAAATTTTGTTTAATGGGAAAAATGTAAATTCCTATTCTTCTCGTAAGGAATCTATGCAATTCCATCGTGAAATGCAGATGATTTTCCAAGATCCATATGCGTCATTAAATCCACGTATGACGGCTGGGGAAATTATTGCAGAGAGCTTTGAGATTCACGGTCTCTATAAAAATAAAAAAGAACGCCAACAGAAAATCGGCGAACTTCTTGAATCAGTTGGGCTTAACCGTGAACATGCCAATCGCTACGCACATGAGTTTTCAGGTGGTCAGCGTCAGCGTATCGGGATTGCACGCGCACTCAGCTTAAACCCTAGCTTCATTATTGCCGATGAGCCAATTTCCGCGCTGGATGTATCGATTCAAGCGCAAGTTGTGAACTTATTAAAACAGCTACAAAAAGAGCGTGGGTTAACCTATTTATTCATCGCGCATGACCTGTCGATGGTCAAGTATATTTCTGACCGAATTGCTGTTATGTACCGTGGGAAAATTTTAGAGCTTGGCCTAGCGGATGAAATTTATAATCATCCGATTCATCCTTACACGAAATCATTGCTATCTGCAGTACCTCAGCCAAATCCAGAGTATGAGCGGAAACGTGTTCGTATTCCATACAAGCATGAGGAAACCCCAGCAAATGCAGAAGTATTAGAAGCACGCCCTGGTCATTTCGTCTTTGCAACAAAAGAACAGCTTCATAAATGGTTATAA
- a CDS encoding DUF1540 domain-containing protein has translation MPIVEVKCTVENCFFHEIGNLCGAEKIEIHADTHGKQHQQAEFSTDFDAHLLSVAAHSKDTCCKTFISKKDKRTNA, from the coding sequence ATGCCAATTGTTGAAGTAAAATGTACAGTCGAAAATTGCTTTTTCCATGAAATAGGTAATCTTTGTGGTGCAGAGAAAATTGAAATCCATGCAGATACTCATGGAAAGCAGCATCAACAAGCAGAGTTTTCGACTGATTTTGATGCACATCTATTAAGTGTTGCCGCGCATTCAAAAGACACTTGCTGTAAAACATTTATTTCAAAAAAGGATAAAAGAACGAATGCATAG
- a CDS encoding YjcZ family sporulation protein, whose amino-acid sequence MGSAGYSWGGNSGYGNGSGFVLIVVLFILLIIVGATMYGGGY is encoded by the coding sequence ATGGGTTCAGCAGGCTATTCATGGGGTGGTAACAGCGGTTATGGTAATGGTTCAGGCTTTGTATTAATTGTAGTTCTCTTTATCTTATTAATTATCGTGGGTGCTACAATGTACGGTGGAGGCTATTAA
- a CDS encoding IS110 family transposase gives MNFNTNEKINQVSENTLVIGIDIAKHKHFACAVDDRGRVLQKSFPIVQSRIGFEAFYERLLTLKTAHEKQEILVGFEPTGHYWMNLAAFLTHYGIPFVMVNPMHVNRSKELDDNLQTKNDQKDALVIARLMRDGRFSYPRLLEGVEAELRNGATLRSKIQEDLNALQNRIIRWLDRFFPEFTQVFKNFGKMAYAVLEKTPLPMDIQGKTPEELLFLYRQVDGMKSPQLPKAKQLVELAPHSIGLTEGLVMARYEIATLLSQVKLMQAQLDELTVQLTELAKQMTDYDYLASVPGIGDVTIVELLSEVGSLTQYTHPRQLIKLAGLTLRENSSGKQTGQKRISKRGRRKLRALLFRVMMPLIQHNLAFKALHEHYTTRTNNPLRKKQSIVVLCGKLLKILHALCNKKIYFNPDQMMNDFTQLQTAA, from the coding sequence ATGAATTTTAATACGAATGAAAAAATTAATCAAGTTTCTGAAAATACGTTAGTCATTGGCATCGATATTGCCAAGCATAAGCACTTCGCTTGTGCTGTGGATGATCGCGGTCGCGTGCTCCAAAAATCATTTCCTATCGTGCAATCACGTATCGGATTTGAAGCGTTTTATGAGCGTCTGCTTACGTTAAAAACGGCACATGAAAAACAAGAAATCCTCGTTGGTTTCGAGCCAACTGGTCACTACTGGATGAACTTAGCGGCGTTTTTAACACACTATGGGATTCCGTTTGTGATGGTCAATCCGATGCACGTCAATCGCTCGAAAGAACTCGACGACAACCTGCAGACGAAAAATGACCAAAAAGATGCGCTTGTCATCGCCCGTCTAATGCGAGATGGACGCTTTAGCTATCCTCGTCTTTTAGAAGGCGTGGAAGCGGAATTACGAAATGGTGCGACGTTGCGTTCAAAAATTCAAGAGGATTTAAACGCCCTTCAAAACCGCATCATTCGTTGGTTAGACCGTTTCTTCCCAGAGTTTACACAAGTCTTTAAAAATTTTGGAAAAATGGCGTATGCGGTGCTGGAAAAAACGCCGCTGCCAATGGATATTCAAGGGAAAACACCGGAAGAACTGCTCTTCCTTTATCGCCAAGTAGACGGGATGAAAAGTCCTCAACTACCGAAAGCGAAACAATTAGTCGAACTGGCACCTCATTCAATTGGACTGACGGAAGGACTGGTGATGGCCCGTTATGAAATCGCCACACTGCTTTCTCAAGTGAAACTAATGCAGGCACAGCTCGATGAATTGACTGTACAATTAACGGAATTAGCGAAACAAATGACGGATTATGACTACCTAGCATCTGTACCCGGAATCGGCGATGTCACGATTGTCGAATTACTATCAGAAGTCGGTTCGCTCACGCAATATACGCATCCACGCCAATTAATCAAACTCGCGGGACTCACATTGCGTGAAAACTCTTCAGGTAAACAAACCGGACAAAAACGGATTTCTAAACGTGGAAGACGCAAACTTCGCGCCCTCCTATTCCGTGTCATGATGCCATTGATTCAACATAATCTAGCGTTTAAAGCGTTACACGAACATTACACCACACGCACCAACAATCCACTGCGTAAAAAGCAATCGATTGTCGTCCTGTGTGGGAAGTTACTGAAGATTTTACATGCCTTGTGTAACAAGAAAATTTATTTTAATCCAGACCAAATGATGAACGATTTCACCCAGCTTCAAACGGCTGCGTAA
- a CDS encoding MFS transporter: MEKQKSRYRWIVFASVLVTYLLMASQRTAPGLITNNLMEDFNLTASKIGLLMSIQFFVYTSLQIPMGILADRFGPNFFLIIGATLTGFGTVIYSLGTHDWILFIARILTGVGDATIWVNMMLILATWFHRKEFVRLVGFAGMTGSLGFLLATVPYSMWISLYGWRATFFSIGLLLCFCGLFLYFVLVKNTKRRFEEQPVVEKVAVQREKTMVIVRKVFSNRQSWALFFCHFGVVGGYVGFISSWAVPYMTNLYEMTSSEASQLIMLGLIGALIGAPLMSWISSSLETIRKPYIMVHTIVLLSWCTFLLVNGHPSLSLLSLLFFIIGFGYGASALSFAAVRQSFSIKENGIVSGFVNTGGFLSAVLLPILFGYILDYFHLTAGNLADGYYYGFITPVIFSVMGIIGIFCYKENKIKLKMNR, translated from the coding sequence GTGGAAAAACAAAAAAGCCGATACCGATGGATTGTATTTGCTTCTGTGTTGGTCACCTATTTATTAATGGCAAGTCAACGAACGGCTCCGGGGTTAATTACGAATAACTTGATGGAAGATTTTAATTTAACTGCTTCGAAAATTGGTTTATTAATGAGCATCCAATTTTTTGTCTATACAAGCTTACAAATTCCAATGGGGATTTTAGCGGATCGTTTTGGACCTAATTTTTTTCTCATTATCGGAGCGACACTGACAGGCTTCGGGACAGTCATATATAGTTTAGGTACGCATGACTGGATTTTATTTATTGCAAGAATCCTCACAGGCGTAGGGGATGCAACCATCTGGGTGAATATGATGTTAATTTTGGCTACGTGGTTTCATAGAAAGGAATTCGTTCGCTTAGTAGGCTTTGCGGGGATGACAGGGAGTTTAGGCTTTTTGCTGGCAACCGTACCGTATTCTATGTGGATTAGTTTATATGGATGGCGCGCTACATTTTTTTCAATAGGACTACTATTATGCTTTTGCGGATTGTTCCTTTATTTTGTATTGGTCAAAAATACAAAACGTCGATTTGAAGAACAACCAGTCGTAGAAAAAGTGGCGGTACAACGAGAGAAAACAATGGTGATTGTAAGAAAAGTGTTTTCAAACCGTCAATCATGGGCTTTATTCTTTTGTCATTTTGGGGTTGTTGGAGGATATGTAGGATTCATTAGCTCATGGGCAGTACCTTATATGACGAATTTATATGAAATGACCAGTTCAGAGGCTAGCCAGCTCATCATGCTTGGGTTGATTGGTGCACTGATTGGCGCGCCTTTAATGAGCTGGATTTCAAGCTCGTTAGAAACAATTAGAAAGCCGTACATTATGGTTCATACTATAGTTTTATTAAGTTGGTGTACGTTCTTATTGGTGAATGGGCATCCGTCTCTGTCGTTGCTCAGTCTCCTATTTTTTATTATTGGCTTTGGTTATGGGGCGAGTGCCTTAAGTTTTGCCGCGGTTCGTCAATCTTTTTCAATTAAAGAAAATGGAATTGTTTCAGGTTTTGTCAATACAGGTGGCTTTTTAAGCGCGGTACTCTTGCCAATCTTATTTGGCTATATTTTAGATTATTTTCATCTCACTGCCGGAAATTTAGCGGATGGTTATTATTATGGCTTCATTACACCAGTTATTTTTTCGGTGATGGGGATCATCGGAATATTTTGCTATAAAGAAAATAAAATCAAACTTAAAATGAATCGGTAG
- a CDS encoding DUF3298 and DUF4163 domain-containing protein encodes MVYYPQVAYCENYLWEQHINHAIYEQVRALISLQVGNLPSTVDEMLGFYEIKNNQRQLLSLSLSNYTYHKQAAHGMTYIKSLTFDFEKEQICQLRDLFIPGADYVQRLSELVELQIIQRDIPLLENFPGIRPDQDFYIADKSLVIYFQLYEITPYVVGLPMFPISVFDLTDIIDEQSPLSRMAVNN; translated from the coding sequence ATTGTGTATTATCCACAAGTCGCTTACTGTGAAAATTATTTATGGGAACAGCATATAAATCATGCCATTTACGAGCAAGTTAGAGCGTTAATTTCACTACAGGTAGGAAATCTACCCAGTACAGTGGATGAAATGCTGGGGTTTTATGAAATAAAAAATAATCAACGACAATTGCTTAGTCTCTCTCTTTCTAATTACACGTATCATAAGCAGGCTGCCCATGGGATGACGTATATTAAATCACTTACGTTTGATTTCGAAAAAGAGCAAATTTGCCAATTGAGAGATTTATTTATACCAGGAGCGGATTATGTTCAGCGCCTTTCTGAACTAGTTGAACTACAAATTATTCAGCGTGATATTCCTTTATTAGAAAACTTTCCTGGCATTCGACCGGATCAGGATTTTTATATTGCAGATAAGTCGCTTGTCATTTATTTTCAATTATATGAAATTACGCCTTATGTTGTGGGGTTGCCAATGTTTCCTATTTCTGTATTTGATTTAACCGATATTATCGATGAACAAAGCCCACTTAGTAGAATGGCTGTTAATAACTAA
- a CDS encoding multicopper oxidase family protein has protein sequence MKHIEQPINPANPNTIPKFVDELVKPPIAIPKANKNYPPGSYYEIKMLKAKHRFHVGFPYSEVWGYNGIIPGPTIEAKKDSTTYVKYLNKLPQKHFLPIDFSLHGTNNSPEVRTVVHLHGANVASASDGHPEAWYTKDYTATGPTFKQEVHAYTNHQPGTTMWYHDHSMGLTRLNVCAGLAGFYLLRDSSEERFHLPSGKYEIPLMIQDKSFNEDGSIFYPTKLTPPFPLPVPDQLPLPDPTITLGYVGNTIVVNGKLWPYLNVEPRKYRFRIVNGSNRRSYDLRLSNNELITQIGTDGGFLEKPNEISSITLTPAERSDIVIDFSKFAHEEIFLMNDDEEFPDEHTSVIMKFNVSLPLKGQDTSQIPALLEPAMDLHEHHAHTIRQLPLTTTLDRYGRLMLQLNGRMYHEPATEKPALDSIEIWNIINTTPVFHPVHIHLVQFKILERRPFDVDLFVAEGKLEFTGEPEKPRDYERGWKDTVKADVGKVTKLIMHWKEHTGNYIWHCHFLEHEDHDMMRPIRVIEDAHPVQPPHMDEH, from the coding sequence TTGAAGCATATAGAGCAGCCTATAAACCCAGCAAATCCGAATACCATCCCTAAATTTGTAGATGAATTAGTAAAGCCACCAATCGCTATACCAAAAGCAAATAAAAATTATCCACCGGGTTCTTATTACGAAATTAAAATGTTAAAAGCAAAGCATCGATTTCATGTAGGTTTTCCTTATTCAGAAGTTTGGGGCTACAATGGCATAATCCCAGGTCCAACAATTGAAGCAAAAAAAGACTCTACGACCTATGTGAAATATTTAAATAAACTGCCTCAAAAACATTTCTTACCAATCGATTTTAGCTTACATGGCACCAATAATTCGCCTGAGGTTCGAACGGTTGTTCATTTACATGGTGCAAACGTGGCTTCGGCAAGTGATGGACACCCAGAAGCTTGGTATACAAAGGATTATACAGCAACTGGCCCGACATTTAAGCAAGAGGTGCATGCATACACAAATCATCAGCCAGGTACGACGATGTGGTATCATGATCATTCTATGGGGTTAACACGATTAAATGTTTGTGCAGGCTTGGCGGGATTTTATTTGCTTCGTGATTCTTCTGAAGAGCGATTCCATTTGCCTAGTGGAAAATACGAAATTCCCCTAATGATTCAGGATAAATCCTTTAATGAAGATGGCTCGATATTTTACCCTACTAAATTGACACCACCATTCCCACTTCCCGTGCCGGACCAACTACCATTACCAGATCCAACGATTACATTAGGTTATGTGGGTAATACAATCGTCGTTAATGGCAAGCTATGGCCCTATTTAAATGTGGAGCCAAGAAAATATCGCTTCCGTATCGTAAATGGCTCAAATAGAAGAAGTTATGATTTGCGTCTTTCAAATAATGAACTCATCACTCAAATTGGAACAGATGGTGGATTTTTAGAGAAGCCGAATGAGATTAGCAGCATCACATTAACACCAGCAGAGCGCAGTGATATCGTTATTGATTTTAGTAAATTTGCCCATGAAGAAATCTTTTTGATGAATGACGATGAGGAGTTTCCAGATGAGCATACAAGTGTGATTATGAAATTTAACGTGTCGTTACCTTTAAAAGGGCAGGATACAAGTCAAATCCCTGCATTGTTGGAGCCCGCAATGGATTTGCACGAACATCATGCACATACAATACGCCAGCTCCCATTAACTACAACATTAGATCGTTATGGCAGGCTCATGCTTCAGTTAAATGGCCGAATGTACCATGAGCCTGCAACAGAAAAGCCTGCGCTAGATAGTATTGAAATATGGAATATCATCAATACGACTCCCGTTTTTCATCCGGTGCATATTCATTTAGTCCAGTTCAAAATTCTTGAGCGAAGACCCTTTGATGTGGATCTTTTTGTGGCGGAGGGAAAATTAGAATTTACAGGCGAACCCGAAAAACCACGCGATTATGAAAGAGGCTGGAAAGATACAGTAAAAGCGGATGTTGGCAAAGTAACAAAACTCATCATGCATTGGAAAGAGCATACTGGAAACTATATTTGGCACTGTCACTTCCTTGAACATGAAGATCATGATATGATGCGCCCTATTCGTGTGATTGAGGACGCGCATCCTGTACAGCCACCCCATATGGATGAACATTAA
- a CDS encoding patatin-like phospholipase family protein, with amino-acid sequence MIVDGVFSGGGIKGFAYVGALKVLEERGFQFGRVAGTSAGAILAAFIAAGFNAQELEEIFDDLNLNVLLDPPKICIGMPFLKWVNLYVRFGMYRGKSLEKWFYDKLATKGIFTFGDLPEGSLKLIASDLTTGRILVLPDDLKNYGINAHTFSIAHALRMSCGLPFFFEPVYLKNGVNENVIVDGGVLSNFPLWIFDNGHQIRPILGLKLSSANEEMAPREIDNGIQLFEALFATMQNAHDNRYIARKHEKNIIFIPVEKFSTTQFDIDEETKNKLMCIGKDRTIQFLKTWSPVW; translated from the coding sequence ATGATTGTAGATGGTGTGTTCTCTGGTGGTGGGATTAAGGGATTTGCTTATGTTGGTGCATTGAAGGTGCTTGAAGAGCGTGGATTCCAATTTGGGCGTGTAGCCGGTACAAGTGCTGGTGCAATCTTGGCGGCTTTTATTGCAGCAGGTTTTAATGCGCAGGAGTTGGAGGAAATCTTTGATGATCTAAACTTGAATGTACTACTCGACCCTCCGAAAATCTGCATCGGCATGCCCTTTTTAAAATGGGTTAATTTATACGTACGTTTTGGCATGTACCGCGGAAAGTCGTTAGAAAAGTGGTTTTATGATAAATTAGCGACAAAAGGAATTTTTACTTTTGGTGATTTGCCTGAAGGGTCATTAAAACTCATCGCTTCTGATTTAACAACCGGGCGAATCCTTGTCTTGCCCGATGATTTAAAAAACTATGGCATTAATGCGCATACCTTCTCCATTGCTCATGCATTGCGTATGAGCTGCGGCCTTCCCTTTTTCTTTGAGCCCGTCTATTTAAAAAATGGCGTGAATGAAAATGTCATTGTAGATGGTGGTGTTTTAAGTAACTTCCCTCTATGGATTTTCGATAATGGCCATCAAATAAGACCTATTCTTGGACTCAAGCTAAGTAGTGCCAATGAAGAAATGGCGCCACGCGAAATCGATAATGGTATTCAGTTATTTGAAGCATTATTTGCTACGATGCAAAATGCGCATGATAATCGCTACATTGCTCGAAAACATGAAAAAAATATTATTTTTATTCCGGTAGAAAAATTTAGCACCACCCAATTCGATATCGATGAAGAAACAAAGAATAAATTAATGTGTATTGGTAAAGATCGTACCATTCAATTTTTAAAAACATGGTCGCCGGTTTGGTAG
- a CDS encoding small acid-soluble spore protein Tlp: MPNSKHLKQDDKTSNVGRIREIVKNTERNLMEAEIGKEFADGIQRAMINEQNERRKHSIEELKEEIKEEIGKSKKGKA, encoded by the coding sequence ATGCCGAATTCAAAGCACCTAAAGCAAGACGACAAAACGAGTAATGTAGGACGCATACGTGAAATTGTAAAAAATACGGAAAGAAATTTGATGGAAGCAGAAATTGGCAAGGAGTTTGCAGACGGCATCCAACGTGCAATGATCAATGAACAAAATGAGCGACGGAAACACTCCATTGAAGAACTAAAAGAAGAAATTAAAGAGGAAATCGGAAAAAGTAAAAAAGGAAAGGCGTAA
- a CDS encoding DUF6944 family repetitive protein, with protein sequence MGIYNPNNRSNQNRKDQPTNNKDKKILSRKRVIQQKSEIQKEANSANMASIAGNWIEAAGAIITAIASTPSKTFTERTLTDLNLIGNVLEAGGTAIAAKGEEGTLNIVGEQIQAIGNIAVIAGILNTNERSSELLQKQGNLLQIVGMGMTIQTSGQLTFLETITNIGNIIQLIGSVIQVSANMDTEEGIVMNAIGGWIQAMGSVLTALATE encoded by the coding sequence ATGGGCATTTATAATCCGAATAACCGAAGTAATCAAAATAGGAAAGATCAACCTACGAATAATAAGGATAAAAAAATACTTTCTAGGAAACGTGTAATACAGCAAAAGTCCGAAATTCAGAAAGAAGCCAACAGTGCAAATATGGCGAGCATTGCAGGAAATTGGATTGAAGCGGCTGGAGCTATTATAACTGCAATAGCAAGTACGCCATCAAAAACCTTTACGGAACGAACCCTCACAGATTTAAATCTAATTGGCAACGTTTTAGAAGCGGGAGGAACGGCTATTGCAGCAAAAGGTGAGGAAGGTACATTAAATATTGTTGGCGAACAGATTCAAGCAATTGGTAATATCGCGGTAATTGCAGGGATATTAAATACGAATGAACGATCAAGTGAGCTCCTACAAAAGCAAGGAAATCTTCTTCAAATAGTAGGCATGGGGATGACCATACAAACCTCTGGACAGTTAACGTTTTTAGAAACAATTACAAATATAGGAAACATCATTCAATTAATCGGAAGTGTCATTCAAGTTTCCGCTAATATGGATACCGAAGAGGGCATAGTTATGAATGCAATTGGTGGCTGGATTCAAGCGATGGGGTCTGTTCTTACCGCTTTAGCGACTGAATAA
- a CDS encoding tRNA dihydrouridine synthase: MKENFWTELPKPFFVLAPMEDVTDCVFRHVVAEAGAPDVYFTEFTNSESYCHPNGIESVRGRLMFTEDEQPIVAHIWGDNPDNFRKMSIDLAEMGFKGIDLNMGCPVPNVAGRGKGSGLILRPDVAAELIEAAKAGGIPVSVKTRLGFKEIEEWKEWLTHILKQDIANLSIHLRTRKEMSAVDAHWELIPEIKALRDEIAPNTLLTINGDILDRQMGLELVEKYGVDGVMIGRGIFKNPFAFEKEPREHTSEELLELLRFQLDLQDQYAEQLPRSMSGLHRFFKIYVKGFRGAGELRNQLMHTKSTNEVRALLDNFKATQEIE, from the coding sequence ATGAAAGAAAATTTTTGGACAGAGCTACCGAAGCCGTTTTTCGTATTAGCACCGATGGAAGATGTAACGGATTGCGTGTTCCGACATGTTGTAGCGGAGGCTGGGGCACCCGACGTTTATTTTACAGAGTTCACAAATTCAGAGAGCTATTGCCATCCTAATGGTATTGAAAGTGTGCGCGGCCGTTTAATGTTCACAGAAGATGAGCAACCGATTGTGGCGCATATTTGGGGAGACAATCCAGATAACTTCCGCAAGATGAGTATCGATTTAGCAGAAATGGGCTTTAAAGGAATTGATTTAAATATGGGCTGTCCCGTACCAAACGTTGCAGGCCGTGGGAAGGGTTCAGGCTTAATTTTGCGACCAGATGTGGCAGCAGAGCTCATTGAAGCGGCAAAAGCGGGTGGAATTCCGGTAAGTGTGAAAACACGACTTGGCTTCAAGGAAATAGAGGAGTGGAAGGAATGGCTCACGCATATTTTAAAGCAGGATATTGCCAATCTTTCCATTCACTTACGCACGCGCAAAGAGATGAGTGCGGTGGATGCACACTGGGAGCTCATTCCTGAAATCAAAGCACTACGCGACGAAATTGCCCCGAACACATTATTAACAATCAACGGTGATATTTTGGACCGTCAAATGGGCTTAGAGCTTGTAGAAAAATATGGTGTGGACGGTGTCATGATCGGACGCGGTATTTTCAAAAACCCATTCGCTTTCGAAAAAGAGCCAAGAGAGCATACGAGTGAAGAGCTACTAGAATTATTACGATTCCAGTTAGACTTACAAGACCAATACGCAGAGCAATTACCACGCTCTATGTCAGGCCTACATCGATTCTTCAAAATTTATGTAAAAGGCTTCCGCGGAGCTGGTGAATTACGTAATCAATTAATGCATACCAAATCTACAAATGAAGTGCGTGCATTATTAGATAACTTTAAAGCAACGCAAGAGATAGAATAA
- the nadX gene encoding aspartate dehydrogenase: MNIGLIGAGAIAHFLLHELEGNKQGPLQIKSVYVRNKEKYKMLEQQFGIILYTDLDAFLASNIDIVVEAATIEVVQAFVPTILKQKPVVLISIGALADEQLLQHLYDIAIEYNQKLYLPSGAIGGLDLLQNAHALGTVTSVSLLTRKPARSLIEEKIDTAITVFEGTARDAIHKFPKNMNVSIVLALASIGFDATTVKLVADPHIDQNIHLVDIKGNFGEVMLTIKNNPLSQNPKTSYLAAMSILGTLKRMNQKLIIGG, from the coding sequence ATGAATATCGGACTAATCGGTGCAGGAGCCATTGCCCATTTTTTGTTACATGAGTTAGAGGGAAATAAACAAGGTCCGCTACAAATAAAAAGCGTCTATGTTCGCAACAAAGAAAAATACAAGATGCTTGAACAACAATTTGGCATCATATTATACACGGATTTGGATGCATTTCTCGCGTCAAACATTGATATTGTTGTGGAAGCGGCAACAATAGAAGTAGTACAAGCATTCGTTCCAACGATTCTCAAGCAAAAGCCCGTTGTACTCATAAGCATTGGTGCACTTGCAGATGAGCAGTTATTGCAGCACTTATATGACATAGCAATCGAATATAATCAAAAACTGTATTTACCATCAGGCGCGATTGGTGGCTTGGATTTACTACAAAACGCCCATGCACTTGGCACAGTTACATCAGTTTCGCTCCTAACACGCAAGCCAGCACGGTCATTAATTGAAGAAAAAATTGATACGGCAATCACGGTTTTTGAAGGAACAGCACGCGACGCCATTCATAAATTCCCTAAAAATATGAATGTTTCGATTGTCTTGGCTTTAGCGAGCATCGGCTTTGATGCAACAACAGTAAAATTAGTGGCGGATCCGCATATTGATCAAAATATTCATCTGGTCGATATTAAAGGCAATTTTGGCGAAGTAATGTTGACAATTAAAAATAATCCGTTATCACAAAATCCAAAAACAAGTTATTTAGCCGCGATGAGTATTTTAGGGACATTAAAACGTATGAACCAAAAGCTAATCATTGGAGGATAG